Below is a window of Ruegeria sp. TM1040 DNA.
CCGTGTTCCGATGCGGAACACCGATTGGTTCAACTATGGCGGCGTCTACCGAGAGGTAACGCTGTATGATCTCCCGTCCGTTGTGATCCGCGATCTGTTTGTTCGCCTTGAGGGGAATGCAATCCGCGTATCGGCTGAGGTCGATGGCGAGTGCGCGTCAGCTCAGCTTTTGATTCCCGAGTTGGGTATCGATGTGGAGTTGCCCTTGATCGCAGGAAAAGGTGATTTGACTCTTCCCGCCTCACCCGAATTGTGGTCGCCGGACAACCCTAAGCTCTATGACGTTTCTCTGACTGCAGGTGAGGATCAGGTACGCGACCGGGTCGGGTTTCGCAGCATCTCTCGCGAGGGAACCGAAATCCTGTTGAACGGAACACCCCTCTTCCTGAGAGGCATTTCCGTGCATGAAGACGATGCAACGCAAGGAAAGGTCACCAGCGAGACCGACATCCGCCGCCGGTTTGCTCACGCCAAAGAACTGGGATGTAACTTCCTGCGCCTTGCCCATTACCCACATCACGAAAGAGCATCCGAAATTGCTGATGAAATGGGTTTGATGCTCTGGGAGGAGGTTCCGGTCTATTGGGCGATCGACTTTGCCAACCCCGCAACTCGGCGGGATGCTGAGAACCAGTTGCGCGAACTCATTCGCCGCGATCGAAACCGCGCTAGCGTGATCATCTGGTCGGTGGGCAACGAAAATCCTGACACCGATGCACGGCTTGATTTCATGCGCGGACTCGCAGATCTGGCCAAGACCGAGGACCCAACCCGCCTGACATCTGCCGCCTGTCTGGTGAACCATACAAAGCTAAAGATTGAAGACCGGCTTGCCGAATATATCGATATCATTGGCTTGAACGAATATTATGGCTGGTACGAAGAGAACTTTGACGAACTAAATGAGATTGGACGCAATTCTGCGCCTGACCGCCCGGTGGTCATCTCTGAAACCGGCGCGGACGGCGACAGCACTGAACAGGGGCCAGAACGCGGACTGTTCAGTCTCGCCTATCAGGATGAGGTCTATGCCAAACAGATCGCTACACTTCGCACGCTGGACTATGTGAAAGGCATGTCGCCTTGGATCCTCTATGATTTTCGAGTGGAACGACGACAGGGAATCTTTCAGCGCGGCTGGAACCGCAAGGGACTGATCGCAGGTGATAAGGCGACCAAAAAACCTGCATTCCATCGGTTGGCCGCCTATTATGCCGAACGCGCGGCAGTTGAGCACCAACCACCATTCGCTCCCGAGGAGACAGCATGACCCAATACCGGCGCTATCAGGACGTGGCACAGGCCTTGCGGGGTGTGATCCGGGAAGAAGGGTTTGCCGTCGGCGATCGCCTGCCCCCGGAACGGCAGCTCTCAGAACGGCTTTCAGTGTCGCGATCGTTGGTACGTGAGGCATTGATCATGCTGGAAATTGATGGGCTGGTCGAGGTTCGCAAGGGCTCTGGCATCTATCTGGCCACACCCTCTGCAACAAAGGCCCCGCCGGAGCGTGACGATATCGGCCCATTTGAATTGCTACAGGCACGTCAGCTTCTAGAAAGCTCCATTGCCGCCTTTGCCGCCGAGATGGTCACGAAGAACGACATCACACGGATGCGCGAAGCGCTGGAAATGGAGCGCGCCGATATTGAGGCCGGCAGCACGGATCACTCCGGCGACGAGCTTTTTCACCGGCTGATTGCTGAGGCAACACAGAATTCGGTACTGGTGGACATGGTCGATGAGTTATGGCGCAAACGGGACCAGAGCCCGATGTGGGCCAAATTGCACGACCGTATCTTTGATGCGGGGTATCGCCAGAACTGGCTTGACGACCACCAACAGATTTTGACCGCTTTGCGCACCAAAGATCGTGACGGTGCGCGCGCTGCCATGTGGCAACACCTTGCCCATGTTCGAGAAACGTTGATGGAACTGTCTGATGTCGATGACCCAGCCTTTGATGGGTACCTCTTTCAATCTATTTCCGCGCCAACCTGAGGTCGGAGACAGCCAAAACGCCTTCGACAAGTCGGCGTTCCCTAATGATAAGAACACGAGGATCGCATGATCGAAACCTGGCGCTGGTTCGGCCCGAATGACCCCGTAAC
It encodes the following:
- a CDS encoding glycoside hydrolase family 2 protein, producing the protein MLERSELADNALQALHDEDYDRPFNTQNLNADTLIFTRGRQGQSLDGDWNFCVDLLDTGLRQKWFAMTPETPADRVEPWDYDPYMGDTVPVPSCWQMQKEKWYFFEGSAWYTRPLTHTPTPERRQVLRIGAAQYDCKVFLNGAFLGNHYGGSTPFCVELTEALKPGQNWLMLCVNNTRTLDRVPMRNTDWFNYGGVYREVTLYDLPSVVIRDLFVRLEGNAIRVSAEVDGECASAQLLIPELGIDVELPLIAGKGDLTLPASPELWSPDNPKLYDVSLTAGEDQVRDRVGFRSISREGTEILLNGTPLFLRGISVHEDDATQGKVTSETDIRRRFAHAKELGCNFLRLAHYPHHERASEIADEMGLMLWEEVPVYWAIDFANPATRRDAENQLRELIRRDRNRASVIIWSVGNENPDTDARLDFMRGLADLAKTEDPTRLTSAACLVNHTKLKIEDRLAEYIDIIGLNEYYGWYEENFDELNEIGRNSAPDRPVVISETGADGDSTEQGPERGLFSLAYQDEVYAKQIATLRTLDYVKGMSPWILYDFRVERRQGIFQRGWNRKGLIAGDKATKKPAFHRLAAYYAERAAVEHQPPFAPEETA
- a CDS encoding FCD domain-containing protein; amino-acid sequence: MTQYRRYQDVAQALRGVIREEGFAVGDRLPPERQLSERLSVSRSLVREALIMLEIDGLVEVRKGSGIYLATPSATKAPPERDDIGPFELLQARQLLESSIAAFAAEMVTKNDITRMREALEMERADIEAGSTDHSGDELFHRLIAEATQNSVLVDMVDELWRKRDQSPMWAKLHDRIFDAGYRQNWLDDHQQILTALRTKDRDGARAAMWQHLAHVRETLMELSDVDDPAFDGYLFQSISAPT